One region of Niallia sp. Man26 genomic DNA includes:
- the adhP gene encoding alcohol dehydrogenase AdhP encodes MKAVVVNPKSKANIEIIEKELRPLKSGEALVDVEYCGVCHTDLHVAAGDFGNVEGRILGHEGIGVVSKIADDVTGLKIGDRVSIAWMFKACGRCEYCTTGRETFCRNVQNAGYSVDGGMAEQCIVTADYAVKVPEGLDPAQASSITCAGVTTYKAIKVSDIKAGQWIVIYGCGGLGNLAIQYAKHVFNAKVIAVDINDDKLTLAKEIGADMTINPVTQGDADKIIQAQLGGAYAAVVTAVSKTAFNSAVNAVRACGKVVAVGLPSEKMDLNIPRLVLDGIEVVGSLVGTRRDLEEAFQFGAEGKVVPIVQSRCLEEVQDVFEEMAHGKIQGRMVIDFKQC; translated from the coding sequence ATGAAAGCAGTAGTAGTTAATCCAAAATCTAAAGCAAACATTGAGATTATTGAAAAGGAATTGCGACCGCTAAAATCTGGTGAAGCCTTGGTAGATGTTGAATACTGCGGAGTATGTCATACTGACCTGCACGTGGCTGCTGGTGATTTTGGTAATGTGGAAGGCAGGATCCTTGGACATGAAGGGATTGGAGTTGTATCAAAAATTGCAGATGACGTCACTGGCTTAAAGATTGGCGATAGAGTCAGTATTGCCTGGATGTTCAAAGCCTGCGGCAGATGTGAATACTGCACAACAGGCAGAGAAACATTTTGCCGCAACGTCCAAAACGCTGGCTACAGTGTCGATGGAGGGATGGCTGAACAGTGCATCGTAACAGCCGATTACGCAGTTAAAGTGCCTGAAGGACTAGACCCTGCACAAGCTAGCAGCATCACGTGCGCAGGTGTTACTACCTACAAAGCGATTAAAGTTTCCGACATAAAAGCTGGTCAGTGGATTGTAATATATGGCTGTGGCGGATTAGGAAATCTTGCTATCCAATATGCTAAACATGTATTTAACGCAAAAGTTATTGCAGTAGATATTAATGATGATAAATTAACATTAGCTAAAGAAATAGGAGCAGATATGACAATCAATCCTGTCACACAGGGGGATGCTGATAAAATCATTCAAGCACAACTCGGTGGAGCATATGCAGCAGTTGTAACAGCTGTTTCAAAAACAGCATTTAACTCTGCCGTCAACGCAGTCCGCGCCTGTGGTAAAGTTGTCGCAGTCGGCCTGCCATCAGAGAAGATGGACTTAAATATTCCACGCCTTGTACTTGATGGGATAGAAGTAGTCGGATCATTAGTTGGCACACGCAGAGATTTAGAAGAAGCGTTCCAATTCGGAGCAGAAGGAAAAGTAGTTCCAATTGTGCAATCTCGCTGCTTAGAGGAAGTACAGGATGTCTTTGAGGAAATGGCGCATGGTAAGATTCAAGGACGGATGGTGATTGATTTTAAACAGTGCTAG